A single Sulfurihydrogenibium sp. DNA region contains:
- the rpsT gene encoding 30S ribosomal protein S20 — MAKTTLSPKKQKHKRRVKKNIRVAERRRLENRYHISRMKTAFKKLYSVLEKEGPEAASKYLPLCQKLAYRAAAKGAIHKNEAARRVSRAAKRIKAALEKLQQQQQVA; from the coding sequence AGCATAAAAGAAGAGTAAAGAAAAATATTAGAGTTGCCGAAAGAAGAAGGCTCGAAAATAGATATCATATTTCAAGAATGAAAACTGCATTCAAAAAACTTTATTCAGTTCTTGAAAAAGAAGGTCCAGAGGCAGCATCTAAATACTTACCATTATGCCAAAAGCTTGCATACAGGGCTGCAGCTAAAGGGGCTATTCATAAAAATGAAGCTGCAAGAAGAGTTTCAAGAGCAGCTAAAAGAATAAAAGCGGCTTTAGAAAAATTGCAACAACAGCAACAAGTTGCATAA
- the tilS gene encoding tRNA lysidine(34) synthetase TilS, giving the protein MLESKFLKAVRKFNLIENQDKILIAFSGGPDSLVLTNLLLKFQKTLSISEIQLAHLNHALRKESDQDQEFCENFASNLGLKIHVKKVDVKKVAKEQKISVEEAGRLERYKFFNEILQKENLNKIATGHHLSDLTESIVLWFIQGNKRGLKGFRPKENNIIRPLYLITKEEIEEYCQKNGLVYLIDQSNFSRNYLRNQVRLDVIPILKKINPDLENSMLNLSQFSYFDESYLDKLTEEYYSNLDNKNLLDLSFIKMLPNALKYRLLIKWIYENTNTYPSYKQILNLMEILDKQGQKEIKISKDIKIVKTYDKLEILTSENMENLQIEYKLKVGQKIFLKEFCMELESYIIDAKDFKKDKNTECFDLPEDSILEIRTRKEGDRFLPFGRKTEKKLKDVFIDLKIPKHMRDSIPLLVYNNKILWIIGYKRSGYYPVSENSTKVICFRYKEV; this is encoded by the coding sequence ATGCTTGAAAGCAAATTCCTAAAAGCTGTTAGAAAATTTAATCTTATTGAAAATCAAGATAAAATCCTTATAGCATTCTCAGGTGGCCCTGATTCTTTAGTTTTAACCAACCTACTACTAAAATTCCAAAAAACCTTGAGTATATCAGAAATTCAGCTTGCACATCTAAATCATGCTCTAAGAAAAGAGTCAGACCAAGACCAAGAATTTTGCGAAAATTTTGCCAGTAACCTTGGTTTAAAGATTCATGTTAAGAAAGTCGATGTTAAAAAAGTTGCCAAAGAGCAAAAAATTTCTGTAGAAGAAGCAGGAAGGTTAGAGAGATATAAATTTTTCAATGAAATTCTTCAAAAAGAAAATCTAAATAAAATAGCAACAGGGCATCATCTTTCAGATTTAACAGAGTCTATAGTTCTTTGGTTTATCCAAGGAAATAAACGAGGACTAAAGGGTTTTCGTCCAAAAGAAAACAATATAATAAGACCATTATATCTAATCACAAAAGAAGAGATTGAAGAATACTGCCAAAAAAACGGATTAGTCTATTTAATAGACCAGTCAAACTTTTCAAGAAATTATTTAAGAAATCAAGTTCGCTTAGATGTTATACCAATTTTGAAAAAAATCAATCCAGATTTAGAAAATTCAATGTTAAATTTATCTCAGTTTTCATATTTTGATGAATCCTACTTAGACAAGCTAACGGAGGAGTATTATTCCAATCTTGATAATAAAAATTTATTAGACTTATCTTTTATTAAGATGCTTCCAAATGCTTTAAAATACAGACTTTTAATTAAATGGATATATGAAAACACCAATACTTACCCATCTTACAAGCAAATCTTAAATCTAATGGAAATTTTAGACAAACAAGGACAAAAAGAGATAAAAATTTCAAAAGATATTAAAATTGTAAAAACATACGATAAACTCGAAATTTTAACATCTGAAAATATGGAAAATTTACAAATAGAGTATAAATTAAAAGTTGGTCAGAAAATTTTCTTAAAAGAGTTTTGTATGGAATTAGAAAGCTATATAATCGATGCTAAAGACTTTAAAAAAGATAAAAATACAGAATGTTTTGATTTGCCGGAAGATAGTATTTTAGAAATTAGAACAAGAAAAGAAGGAGATAGATTTTTACCTTTTGGTAGAAAGACGGAAAAGAAGTTAAAAGATGTTTTTATTGATTTAAAAATTCCAAAACATATGAGAGATAGCATACCCCTTTTGGTGTATAATAATAAAATACTATGGATAATTGGATACAAAAGGTCTGGATATTATCCGGTTTCAGAAAATTCAACGAAAGTTATTTGTTTTAGATATAAGGAGGTATAG
- the ftsH gene encoding ATP-dependent zinc metalloprotease FtsH, whose translation MQLTRSLLIWFLIGAMMILAFNMFGSKQLADNKVPFTEFVNMVNEKNIKEATIRGEELIAVTEDGKKVETIVPSGYSRLYDILSENGVQLKVLPSESSNWFLTLLVSWLPILLFIGLWIFMMRQMSGGPNRAFSFAKSKGKLYLEEKPNVKLDDVAGMDEVKEEVKELIEYLKDPSRYQKLGGRAPKGILLYGDPGVGKTLLAKAIAGEANVPFISISGSDFVEMFVGVGAARVRDLFETAKKHAPCLIFIDEIDAVGRARTGVGFGGGHDEREQTLNQLLVELDGFDTNEGIIVIAATNRPDILDPALLRPGRFDRQISVPKPDVKGRYEILKVHVNKKNVPLDEDVDLMTIAKGTPGFSGADLANLINEAALLAARRNKEKVGMQELEDALDRIMMGLERKGMAITEKEKEKIAYHEVGHAIVGVMLEEADPLHKVSIIPRGAALGVTVNLPEEDKHLYSKKELMARILQLFGGRAAEEVFYGKDGITTGAENDLMRATELAYRIVAAWGMSDEIGPIHISTNRSGGFFFGNQGPEISEETARKIDEEVNKILRESYQKAKNIIESYKDAVVAVVQLLLDKETITCEEMFAILKEYGVPVLNRCRKFESVVTITDSSSPETPPAELPAPA comes from the coding sequence TTGCAGCTAACAAGAAGTTTATTGATATGGTTTTTAATCGGTGCTATGATGATTTTGGCTTTCAATATGTTTGGTTCAAAGCAGCTTGCTGATAACAAGGTTCCCTTCACTGAATTTGTCAATATGGTAAATGAAAAAAATATTAAAGAAGCCACAATAAGAGGAGAAGAGCTTATAGCTGTTACGGAAGATGGGAAAAAGGTTGAAACTATAGTTCCATCCGGCTATTCAAGACTATATGATATTTTATCTGAAAATGGTGTGCAGCTAAAAGTATTACCAAGTGAAAGCAGTAATTGGTTTTTAACTTTATTAGTTTCTTGGTTGCCAATACTGCTTTTTATTGGTCTTTGGATTTTTATGATGAGACAGATGTCCGGTGGTCCAAATAGAGCATTTTCTTTTGCAAAAAGTAAAGGAAAGCTGTACTTAGAAGAAAAGCCTAACGTAAAATTAGATGATGTTGCCGGAATGGATGAAGTGAAAGAGGAAGTAAAAGAGCTAATAGAATATCTTAAAGACCCATCAAGATATCAAAAACTTGGTGGTAGAGCACCAAAAGGAATATTACTCTATGGAGACCCGGGTGTCGGTAAAACTTTATTAGCTAAAGCTATAGCCGGGGAAGCTAACGTTCCTTTCATTTCTATATCAGGTTCAGATTTTGTCGAGATGTTTGTCGGTGTTGGAGCTGCAAGAGTTAGGGATTTGTTTGAAACCGCAAAAAAACATGCTCCCTGTTTAATATTTATAGATGAGATTGACGCAGTAGGTAGAGCCAGAACAGGTGTTGGTTTTGGTGGTGGTCATGATGAAAGAGAGCAAACATTAAACCAATTACTTGTTGAATTAGATGGATTTGATACTAATGAAGGAATAATAGTGATTGCAGCGACAAACAGACCAGATATTCTTGACCCAGCATTACTTAGACCGGGAAGGTTTGACAGACAGATTTCTGTTCCAAAACCAGACGTAAAAGGAAGATACGAGATACTAAAAGTTCACGTAAATAAAAAGAATGTACCGCTTGATGAAGATGTAGATTTGATGACAATAGCAAAAGGAACACCAGGATTTTCGGGTGCAGACCTTGCAAACCTTATAAATGAAGCAGCACTTCTTGCAGCAAGAAGAAATAAAGAAAAAGTAGGCATGCAAGAATTAGAAGATGCATTAGATAGAATCATGATGGGATTAGAAAGAAAAGGAATGGCGATAACGGAAAAAGAAAAAGAAAAAATTGCGTACCATGAAGTTGGTCATGCAATAGTTGGAGTAATGTTAGAGGAAGCTGACCCATTGCATAAAGTTTCTATAATTCCAAGAGGTGCTGCTCTTGGTGTAACTGTTAACCTTCCTGAAGAAGATAAGCATCTTTATTCTAAAAAAGAGCTGATGGCCAGAATCTTACAGCTTTTCGGGGGAAGAGCGGCAGAAGAAGTATTTTATGGAAAAGATGGAATTACAACAGGAGCTGAAAATGACCTAATGAGAGCAACAGAATTGGCTTATAGAATTGTTGCAGCTTGGGGAATGAGCGATGAAATAGGACCTATACACATCTCTACAAACAGAAGTGGCGGATTTTTCTTTGGAAACCAAGGACCAGAAATTAGTGAAGAAACTGCAAGAAAGATAGATGAGGAGGTTAACAAAATATTAAGAGAATCTTATCAAAAAGCTAAAAACATAATAGAAAGCTATAAAGATGCAGTTGTAGCAGTAGTTCAGCTTTTACTTGATAAGGAAACGATAACTTGCGAAGAAATGTTTGCGATTTTAAAAGAATATGGCGTTCCAGTATTAAATAGATGTAGAAAGTTTGAAAGCGTAGTCACAATAACAGATTCTTCAAGTCCAGAAACTCCTCCCGCAGAACTTCCGGCACCAGCATAA
- a CDS encoding TatD family hydrolase, translating to MIDTHCHLDMLSSEEDVLESVDRLDYLLTIGCDKQEIYKAIEFTKKFNNVYASIGYHPYDIGDISEKDIENLAKLYKNNSKVVAIGECGLDFYRDKTPKNLQEKFFRLQIELAKELKLPIVIHSREADADTERILSEYAPFENGGIMHCFGGSLRLMEATLEMGFYISFAGNITYPKADNSREIAKKVPLDRLLLETDSPFLAPQKVRGKPNKPSNIFYTLEFVANLLGISPNELEKITDENAKRLLKFDNKLLSAVINSVSKFS from the coding sequence ATGATAGACACCCACTGTCACTTAGATATGCTTTCTTCAGAAGAGGATGTATTAGAGAGCGTGGACAGGTTAGACTACCTGCTCACCATTGGCTGTGATAAACAGGAAATTTATAAAGCTATAGAATTTACAAAAAAATTTAACAATGTTTACGCATCAATAGGGTACCATCCTTATGACATAGGTGATATATCCGAAAAAGATATAGAAAATTTAGCAAAACTATATAAAAACAACAGTAAAGTTGTAGCCATTGGAGAATGTGGATTAGATTTCTATAGAGATAAAACTCCAAAAAATTTACAAGAAAAGTTTTTTAGATTACAAATAGAGCTTGCAAAAGAGTTAAAACTTCCGATAGTCATTCATAGCAGAGAGGCGGATGCTGACACTGAAAGAATACTTTCTGAATATGCACCATTTGAAAATGGTGGGATAATGCATTGTTTTGGCGGTAGCTTAAGATTAATGGAAGCAACTTTAGAAATGGGCTTTTACATCTCTTTTGCAGGAAATATAACCTACCCAAAAGCTGATAATTCAAGAGAAATAGCTAAAAAGGTTCCTTTAGATAGATTGTTATTAGAAACAGACAGCCCCTTTTTAGCTCCTCAAAAAGTAAGAGGAAAGCCAAATAAACCATCAAACATATTTTACACTTTAGAGTTTGTAGCGAATCTTCTTGGAATTTCACCTAATGAGTTAGAAAAAATTACCGATGAAAACGCAAAAAGATTATTAAAATTTGATAACAAACTTTTGTCAGCAGTAATTAATAGTGTTTCAAAATTTTCGTAA
- a CDS encoding flavin reductase family protein: MNILEKIPKPVALITVMENIMPCYNFIVLEEDPLLIGISVHTERFTHYLLNRSFDFGLNFVDISHVGAINYTGRTTGEHTDKFYGTKLTKKPAKLIRSYLIEESILSLECVKKDKISFSEHTLFIGQVVNFESKDGEFKIPLAYDYRRYTYQSDEVIEF, from the coding sequence ATGAACATTTTAGAAAAAATACCAAAACCTGTAGCTTTGATCACCGTTATGGAAAATATAATGCCCTGCTACAACTTTATTGTTTTAGAAGAAGACCCTTTACTCATAGGAATCTCTGTTCACACTGAAAGATTTACTCATTATCTATTAAACAGAAGCTTTGATTTTGGTTTAAACTTCGTAGATATATCCCATGTTGGAGCAATAAACTATACAGGAAGAACAACAGGCGAACATACAGACAAATTCTACGGAACAAAACTAACGAAAAAACCTGCAAAGCTTATACGAAGTTATCTAATAGAAGAATCTATCCTTTCATTAGAGTGTGTAAAAAAAGATAAAATAAGCTTTTCTGAGCATACGCTTTTTATTGGACAGGTCGTTAACTTTGAATCAAAAGATGGAGAATTTAAAATACCGTTAGCATATGATTACAGAAGATATACGTATCAATCTGATGAAGTGATAGAGTTTTAA
- a CDS encoding deoxyribodipyrimidine photo-lyase: MELEFKGRVKALNDRQFNQSGKYIIYWMSHSHRANFNHGLEYAINLSNDYKKPLLVYFPITDKYKYSNARYYKFMLDGILEAKKSIEERGMKFIIEKSDDIKQRVIEISKNAIALITDKAYLKYYRKLYSDIAKQLDIPFYEVESDVCVPVEIASQKQEVYAFNIRKKIYDLLDLYLLNLEPRESKIKSVNLDFGIKELTLNSSLEILDILNIDKSVSLSPFIGGYSQAKKHLKEFIEKKLHKYKEYRSHPELDYQSNLSPYLHFGQISPVEVVLEILSEYKKDENVDSFFNELIVWRELARNFCYYNPNYNHYEGIPDWAKKTLEDHKNDKRDYVYTLEEFENAKTHDEYWNAAQLELLKTGKMHNYMRMYWCKKIIEWTHDPKHAFDIACYLNDKYELDGRDPNGYAGISWCFGTHDRPWKERKIFGKVRYMSASGLEAKFDIKKYVEKVRSL; encoded by the coding sequence ATGGAATTAGAATTCAAAGGAAGAGTAAAAGCTTTAAACGACAGACAGTTTAATCAATCAGGCAAATACATAATTTACTGGATGTCTCACAGCCATAGAGCAAACTTTAACCACGGTCTTGAATACGCAATCAACCTATCAAATGACTACAAAAAACCATTATTAGTCTATTTTCCAATTACAGACAAATATAAATACTCAAATGCAAGGTACTACAAATTTATGTTAGATGGAATTTTAGAAGCCAAAAAGTCCATAGAAGAAAGAGGTATGAAATTTATCATAGAAAAATCAGATGATATCAAGCAAAGAGTCATAGAGATATCAAAGAATGCCATTGCCTTAATTACAGATAAAGCCTATTTAAAGTATTATAGAAAGCTTTATAGTGATATAGCAAAACAATTAGATATACCATTTTACGAAGTAGAGTCTGATGTTTGTGTTCCTGTAGAGATTGCATCTCAAAAGCAAGAAGTTTATGCTTTCAATATAAGAAAAAAGATTTATGATTTATTAGATTTATATCTTCTTAATTTAGAGCCAAGGGAGTCAAAGATTAAATCCGTCAATCTTGACTTTGGAATAAAGGAGCTAACTTTAAATAGTTCCTTAGAGATTTTAGATATTCTCAACATAGACAAAAGCGTTAGTTTATCACCTTTTATAGGTGGTTATAGCCAAGCAAAGAAGCATTTAAAAGAATTTATTGAAAAGAAGCTTCATAAATATAAAGAGTACAGGTCTCATCCGGAGCTTGACTATCAGTCAAACCTAAGTCCTTATCTTCATTTTGGACAAATCTCGCCGGTAGAAGTTGTCCTTGAAATCTTGTCAGAGTATAAAAAAGATGAAAACGTTGATAGCTTTTTCAACGAACTGATAGTTTGGAGAGAGCTTGCAAGGAACTTTTGCTACTATAATCCAAACTATAACCATTATGAAGGCATTCCGGACTGGGCTAAAAAAACATTAGAAGATCACAAAAACGACAAAAGAGATTATGTTTACACATTAGAAGAGTTTGAAAATGCAAAAACCCATGATGAATACTGGAATGCTGCACAGCTTGAACTTTTAAAAACCGGAAAGATGCATAACTACATGAGGATGTATTGGTGTAAAAAAATTATAGAATGGACGCATGACCCAAAACATGCCTTTGATATTGCATGCTATCTAAATGATAAATACGAGCTTGACGGAAGAGACCCAAACGGTTATGCCGGCATATCCTGGTGCTTTGGAACCCATGACAGACCATGGAAAGAAAGAAAAATCTTTGGAAAAGTTAGATATATGAGCGCATCGGGTTTAGAAGCAAAGTTTGATATTAAAAAATACGTAGAAAAAGTAAGGAGTTTATGA
- a CDS encoding group 1 truncated hemoglobin, whose protein sequence is MKKFLAAVGTAAFLTVGLANAEQTLYEKLGGKKAIDAVVEDLTNRMMHDKQLKRFCGNVSKDKVKTNRELVAAFICKATGGPCEYKGKDMKEAHQNLGITEKDWDRFVELAKQSLNKFKVPADVQKEFLGAVAGLKDQVVSKK, encoded by the coding sequence ATGAAAAAGTTTTTAGCAGCAGTTGGAACAGCAGCATTTTTAACAGTTGGCTTGGCTAATGCTGAGCAAACTCTGTACGAAAAGCTTGGCGGTAAAAAGGCAATCGATGCAGTGGTTGAAGACCTTACAAACAGAATGATGCATGACAAACAGCTCAAAAGATTCTGTGGCAACGTGTCAAAAGATAAGGTCAAAACAAACAGAGAGCTTGTAGCTGCGTTTATTTGTAAAGCAACAGGTGGTCCTTGCGAGTACAAGGGTAAGGATATGAAAGAAGCACATCAAAATCTTGGAATTACAGAAAAAGATTGGGACAGGTTTGTAGAACTTGCAAAGCAAAGTCTAAACAAGTTTAAAGTACCTGCTGACGTTCAAAAAGAGTTTTTAGGTGCTGTTGCCGGATTAAAAGACCAAGTGGTAAGCAAAAAGTAA
- a CDS encoding flavin reductase family protein, whose product MFKIIEDGYTLGYVPRPLVIVVVEENPFTVGWHTPVNKNPFLYSISIDKTNYSYKLLKDNFTINFLTSEYFEEILIAGSYHGDQVDKLRLLKNIHLTNSEKVSSKSILESFMVYECEVYQKLEFQDHCLVIGGVLVIKYKQGKVKPKNKLALTMGKNYYCFNTKGFYKKI is encoded by the coding sequence ATGTTTAAAATAATAGAAGATGGCTACACCCTTGGATACGTTCCACGACCGCTCGTTATAGTGGTCGTGGAAGAAAATCCTTTTACCGTTGGTTGGCATACACCTGTAAATAAAAACCCTTTTCTATACTCTATATCCATAGACAAAACAAATTACAGCTATAAGCTTTTGAAAGATAATTTTACGATAAACTTTCTAACATCTGAATACTTTGAAGAAATTCTGATTGCGGGGTCATATCACGGAGACCAGGTTGATAAACTGAGACTACTTAAAAACATCCATCTAACAAATAGTGAAAAAGTGTCTTCCAAAAGTATTTTAGAGTCTTTCATGGTCTATGAGTGTGAAGTTTACCAAAAATTAGAGTTTCAAGACCATTGTCTTGTGATTGGCGGGGTTTTAGTAATAAAGTACAAACAAGGAAAGGTAAAACCAAAAAACAAACTTGCTTTAACAATGGGAAAAAATTACTACTGCTTTAACACTAAGGGATTTTATAAAAAAATCTGA
- a CDS encoding histidine kinase has protein sequence MKYYIEINKKDWTIVFIFGLIFGSILGGFISLILNIPIIKGMISGSIFGFFIFVFSFAMINFSNKKILPLLSDKYYTFISLLMSFFAGFIGSLTAFEFIKALKLIDLEFSNKFLFYLSIMTGLLTMLIGYLLYMIVNSKKIEEELNRLNIELKLKALEYQINPHFLFNALNTLSELVYIDQKLAEKGMLKLSQFLRMIIDENSIITLQDELKIVKNFIFIEKLRFPAIEFEFYINKNTLSLPVPKMSIQLLVENAIKHGLKNSGKVIISSYIKNGYLYVEVKDSGKGFEEITEGTGLKNLRERLKIFFNGELEYFYDGKFSTFRFFYKIP, from the coding sequence ATGAAATACTACATTGAGATAAACAAAAAAGACTGGACTATAGTTTTTATCTTTGGATTGATTTTTGGCTCTATCTTGGGCGGTTTTATATCTTTAATTCTAAATATTCCTATCATTAAAGGAATGATTTCCGGCTCTATCTTTGGATTTTTTATATTTGTATTCTCTTTTGCAATGATTAATTTTAGCAACAAAAAGATACTGCCATTACTAAGCGATAAATACTATACTTTTATAAGTCTTTTAATGTCTTTCTTTGCCGGCTTTATTGGAAGTCTAACAGCTTTTGAGTTTATAAAAGCCCTAAAACTTATAGACTTAGAATTTTCTAACAAATTTCTGTTTTATCTTAGTATTATGACAGGACTTTTAACAATGTTAATAGGTTATCTTCTTTACATGATTGTCAACTCTAAAAAGATAGAAGAAGAGTTAAACAGGCTGAACATAGAGTTAAAGTTAAAAGCCTTAGAGTATCAGATAAACCCACATTTTTTATTCAACGCTCTAAACACACTTTCAGAGCTGGTTTATATAGACCAAAAGCTTGCAGAGAAAGGAATGTTAAAACTATCACAATTTTTAAGAATGATCATAGACGAAAACAGCATTATAACCTTACAAGATGAGCTTAAAATAGTAAAAAACTTTATCTTTATTGAAAAACTAAGATTTCCTGCCATAGAGTTTGAATTTTACATAAACAAAAACACCTTATCTTTACCCGTTCCAAAAATGTCAATACAGCTTCTTGTAGAAAATGCTATAAAACACGGACTAAAAAACAGCGGAAAAGTAATCATATCTTCATACATAAAAAACGGGTATCTTTATGTGGAAGTTAAAGATAGCGGAAAAGGTTTTGAGGAAATAACAGAGGGAACAGGTCTTAAAAATCTAAGGGAAAGGCTAAAGATATTTTTCAATGGAGAGTTAGAATACTTTTATGATGGAAAGTTTTCTACTTTCAGATTTTTTTATAAAATCCCTTAG
- a CDS encoding NAD(P)-binding protein yields the protein MFDYVVVGGGIGGTVSYAILKKIGKKVALLEKESYLGGCSGTFKRKEYLYNVGASTLVGLQDHMPLGKVFKFLNLPKPKVKKLEVPMVVFVGDKAIKRYSDREKAVLELENNFNFKNLRSVWQKVYSISDANWQNIYNVIPINYKNPKLLFKKFAENYRYLLKTLSYQFKTSYDFFKDNLGDFDEDFKDFLDNQILMTSQGYSRDVPISVGSMGLTYPNLDNYYVYGGMGKVFDCLAGDYKNVFLKHKVIKIKKVKDFFQVITDKEVFEAKNVILNKTIWDYCDLLEDFKDACIKNRKKYSKIWSSLTIYFNLEDKNNIVDEYHYQIIHKDINPYTGSNSFFVSISDKEDEVLTKDGEKSVIISTHCKISFWQDLSKQEYIEKKEKAKDFILNRLFEYVPKFKDCKIKNVMVGSPKTFQRYTGRYNGTVGGIPLIKDYIPFKYPFNFTPIKGVYLVGDSVFPGQGWPGVIIGVLNLLLQIEDIDEILH from the coding sequence ATGTTTGATTATGTAGTAGTTGGTGGTGGAATTGGCGGGACGGTTTCTTATGCGATCTTAAAAAAGATAGGTAAAAAGGTGGCACTGCTTGAAAAAGAGTCATACTTAGGAGGTTGTAGCGGAACATTCAAAAGAAAGGAATATCTGTACAACGTTGGAGCTTCTACATTGGTTGGACTACAAGACCATATGCCCCTTGGGAAAGTTTTTAAATTCTTAAACCTTCCAAAACCAAAGGTAAAAAAGCTTGAAGTTCCGATGGTTGTATTCGTTGGAGATAAAGCTATAAAAAGATATTCAGACAGAGAAAAGGCAGTCTTAGAGCTTGAGAATAATTTTAATTTCAAAAACCTAAGGTCTGTTTGGCAAAAGGTTTACTCTATCTCTGATGCTAACTGGCAGAATATTTACAATGTGATACCCATAAATTATAAAAATCCAAAACTGCTTTTTAAAAAGTTTGCCGAGAATTACAGATACTTACTAAAAACCTTGTCCTATCAATTTAAGACTTCTTACGATTTTTTTAAAGACAATCTTGGAGATTTTGACGAGGACTTTAAAGACTTTTTAGACAATCAAATTCTGATGACATCTCAAGGATATAGCAGAGACGTTCCTATATCCGTTGGGTCTATGGGTTTGACTTATCCAAACCTTGACAACTACTATGTTTATGGTGGAATGGGAAAGGTTTTTGACTGCTTAGCCGGTGATTACAAAAATGTTTTTTTGAAACACAAAGTGATAAAAATAAAAAAAGTAAAAGATTTTTTCCAAGTGATAACAGATAAAGAAGTCTTTGAGGCTAAGAATGTGATTTTAAACAAAACTATATGGGATTACTGTGATTTACTTGAAGATTTTAAAGATGCTTGCATCAAAAACAGAAAAAAGTATTCAAAAATCTGGTCAAGCTTGACGATATACTTTAATTTGGAAGATAAAAATAACATAGTTGATGAGTATCACTACCAAATAATCCATAAAGACATAAACCCTTATACCGGCAGCAACTCGTTTTTTGTCTCAATCTCAGACAAAGAAGATGAAGTCCTTACAAAAGACGGAGAAAAATCTGTCATCATATCAACCCACTGTAAAATATCATTTTGGCAAGATTTAAGCAAACAAGAGTATATTGAGAAAAAAGAGAAAGCAAAAGATTTTATTTTAAACAGGCTTTTTGAATACGTGCCAAAATTTAAAGATTGTAAGATAAAAAACGTCATGGTAGGAAGCCCAAAGACTTTTCAGCGATACACAGGAAGATACAACGGAACAGTTGGCGGAATACCGCTTATAAAAGACTACATTCCCTTTAAGTATCCTTTCAACTTCACGCCCATAAAAGGAGTTTATTTAGTTGGAGACTCTGTTTTTCCCGGTCAGGGCTGGCCGGGTGTTATAATTGGTGTGCTTAACTTACTCCTTCAAATAGAGGATATAGATGAAATACTACATTGA